One Anolis carolinensis isolate JA03-04 chromosome 4, rAnoCar3.1.pri, whole genome shotgun sequence DNA window includes the following coding sequences:
- the LOC103278771 gene encoding WAP four-disulfide core domain protein 5, translating into MKIHFSFFLLSALVLCIMLPPASLKERFGKPGVCPKQNCCRCLNRQPDRCRDDRSCEGKQKCCSSCCGKHCMNPEQVRPGKCPPVILIGCVKPQQDKCTVDAECPQPMKCCYKPCSQRCVDVRKRMN; encoded by the exons ATGAAGATCCATTTCAGCTTCTTCCTTTTGAGTGCTTTAGTCCTTTGCATAATGTTGCCACCTGCAAGTCTGAAAGAGCGATTTG GAAAACCAGGTGTCTGCCCAAAACAAAATTGTTGCAGATGTCTTAATCGTCAACCGGATAGATGCAGAGATGATCGTTCATGTGAAGGAAAACAGAAATGTTGTTCCTCTTGCTGTGGAAAGCACTGTATGAATCCAGAACAAG TGAGACCAGGAAAATGTCCTCCTGTTATCCTCATAGGATGTGTCAAACCTCAGCAAGATAAATGCACAGTAGATGCAGAATGTCCACAACCAATGAAATGCTGTTATAAACCCTGTTCTCAACGTTGTGTGGATGTTAGAAAAAG gATGAACTAA
- the LOC103278772 gene encoding omwaprin-a → MKTLCGFLLFSVLVLWVVLPPASLEGTTVRPGRCPPFSKIGCVEPQQDRCKVDAKCPWPKKCCYQPCSLRCVDPIKRID, encoded by the exons ATGAAGACCCTTTGCGGCTTCCTTCTTTTCAGTGTCTTAGTCCTTTGGGTGGTGCTGCCACCTGCAAGTTTGGAAGGGACAACAG TGAGACCTGGACGCTGCCCTCCTTTTTCCAAAATAGGATGTGTTGAACCTCAGCAAGATAGATGCAAAGTGGATGCAAAGTGCCCATGGCCAAAGAAATGCTGTTATCAACCCTGTTCTCTTCGTTGTGTGGATCCTATAAAAAG gATAGATTAA